tCTTGTTCTGGGGACAACTGAGAAGTTGCTGCATTAATGCTGGATGTTAGTGAGAGAGAAGCAGCCTCCTGGACAGAGAGAAAGGGGATGTATTTGCCCGAGGGTCTATGATCTACCAAGTTGTCATCATCTGTCAGATAACCTAACCTGTCATCCCTGACCTCTTGGACGCAAAACTCATTGTTATGAGCAGTTGAGCGGCAAGGTGACAGTGTTACCTAGAAGCTATTTAACACAGAGCAGGTAGCATACAATACTTGATCCAAAACGTGATATTTTTGTGGGAATAACAACCTTGTGGGGGCACGTTAGTAAATGGCTCATAAACTGTGCAGGAAATAACTCCATTTTCAAACAGATTCAAATAGACAGATTTCTAAATGTATCTTAAAAGCAGGTTGCActtgaaggaagaggaagatgagtGGGTGGGAGTCAGTATGAAATAATTTAGACTACTGTAATTATCCACCTAATTGCTGCCACAGACAGGGAAGTACGTGCTTTCTCACTTCAAGTAGAGTTTTGTCAGAATGGTTTTGAACACAAGCATCTTTCTAGCACTCTGAGATAATGGAGTGCTGAAAAGCTCCAAGTGATAGGCAGCTTAGATACCGTTTAAGTAATAAATATGATTAAGAGTTAGAGTTAAAAATAGGTAATGCCTTGAGAGACTGCCTTGTTCTTAACCTCACAACATCCACAGCAATCTTCTGCATTTGCGCTGTGCTCTCTCTGCTTAAACCAGAGATGTAAATTCTTCAACAAAAGGAGTACAGATGTAACAAGAGGGTGGTAGGCCATGGTATGAACTCCctgaaatgaaattttactctttatCTGCATACTGCCCTGGAATGTCTTAAGAGAAAAGTAGTTGAAGGgtgctttcaattttttttttcttcctgtgttaaagatttttttattgttcttccAGACTGTGAGCACAAAGCTGAATTTCAAGCTCTCTGATGTCTGGTTGCATTTCCAGGAACATAAAACATTAGCGACATAAGCACAGGAGAGAACTTCACCTCTCGTTCTGTTATCTTCTGCTTCATGCTTGCCCcaatttttaacttttttcctaaattgAGATATCAGCAAATGCTAAATGAAGGTTCAAGCTTTATCTACTGTCCTGTCTTGATTTAAGGAAAACTTAGGTATCTGTAAGGGAAAACTTGCTCATTAATACAGTATTAGTTTTGAACCTCAGAACCATAATACAGCAGTCATATTCAGCATATGTTTGCTCCAGAAATTAGTACTGTGAAGTGTCACTTGGTGGTTGTTTTATGTAATTTGAAACCTGTAGTGACAGTCTACCCTGTTTGTTTCTCCCAAAGTGGTTCTTCCCTTATCTTCTGCCATTaccaaaataattttcacttgGAAATTAAACATCAAAGCAACATGCTGATTTGCTGTTTTGTCACCTACCTATTCAGTAGGGTACTGGAAACCATGTGCTTCCCAGCATAAGCTTCTGGaggcttttccttgccttgatGCTCCTTTTCAGAAAGCTCATGTAAAGTTAAGGATTCAGAGTCTTTATCTGACTCGTCTCGTTGATCAGTTTCTATCTGAATTAAAGGCACTTCCCTGTGCTGACCTGCAGGGAGGCATTCAGGGTTCTTCATATGCTCATCCAAATTTATTCCACTCCTTTTGGGTTCTACTTGAATCTGAGTTGCACTCTGGGGATGTTTGCTTTCCAGCATGTGTTCTTGGCTTGCAGAATCAAAGGCATCCTGCTGGACAACAATTAAATTTTTACCACTTTCAACAATATTTGCAGCCAGTCTGTTTGCATACTGTTGCACATGTGGTGGGGAATCACTGTGAAAATGATCTACCTCTGCAACCTCTGCCTCATCTgttatgattttgtttttgcgCATTAGAGATTCAATAGAGCTTGCCCACGTCTCGTGAATCAACATATCTGTTATCTGGTCAGTCTTGCATCTTTGGTACAGGCATGAGTCAGACTTGCAAAGACCTGAAGAAGCCACAGTACTGACTGGCTGTACACTTAAGGAATCCTGGTGATGTTGGGCAAATCCATCTAATGAATTTGCCTTGACTGGGATGTTAACTGTTAGTCTAGAACCTGATGATCTGCCATCAGGCACTGAGGACTGTCTAAAGCAAAAAGGTGATCGCAGAGAGGGTGGTAGCAAACTGCCACACCAGTCCTTTGAATTCCGAGGGGAAGATGcattatctttattttccttttctatttcttttagcATATACCTGTAAAATTCTTCTGTTATGCTTTCCGTGCTGGACTGCTTGGATGGGCAACTTGGCCGTACATTAAGATGACCATTTTTCTTAGCAACCTGTTGCAAAGCCGACGTTAAGatgttgtttgcattttttcctgcataatAATCTAGTAATAAATCAAAGCCTCTTCCCTCATTTTCCATTTGGTTCACCATAAATCTTGAAAACTCATCTGTAATGCTTTCACAACTAGACTGCTTTGAGACGGAACTTGTCTGGCTCACAGGCTGACCAAGGGCATTCATTAGGCCTAGAGTATTGGCAGAGGCTTTGGAATCCATGTCCTCCTCTGGTATGCTCTCACAGCTTGAGGCCTTGGCTCGGCTCCATCTTTCACAGTGCAGCCTGTTCCTGGGATGGTTTGGACCTTGCCAGATACTGTCAACCATGGAGAGTTCAGTGAGGTTCATGATCTTTGCAGCCACTTCATTTGCAAATATATTGACAGAATCTGGTGTGTCCTCAAGGTTTATAGATTCATCTACTACTCGATTCATCAACCTTTCCTTTAGCTCAGGATGCTCATCTGTCTTTCTTTTGATCTCACTCAGTCGAGGTGCCCTGTGTTTCCGAACAACTGAGCCATTAGCATgggtttcctttttccttttcatagtTCTGCATGATATACTCTGGGTCACCAGATATTCATTGCCTCTCTTCCATGCACAGAACCAGGGCTGCTTTCCATTTGAGTTTTCAAGACAAATGGCAGCTATTTCTGTTGCCATAGAGACCACTGTTTCTGCCAATTCTTCTGCAAAATCTGTTATACAGTATTTGTCTCTTGAATTTTTCACCTGTAGCACAGGCTGAGAAGGAAGTAAGACATGGTTTCCTAACAAAGACAAGCTAACTTGGACTTCATCACTTAGCACAGCATCACACTTATGTTTGGCCTGGTTTTCTGCATTCACGACAGCGCTGGAAGACAGTTGTTCTTGAACACCGTGCCTGCATTCATTGTTTGCAAAGGTACTTTCTCTGTCTGAAAATGATCTGTAATCTCTCTTCTTCTGAATGTTATTCTGATGTGGGGATTTGTAGCAGTCTCGTGTGGTTCTTTTCAGGTATCTTTTCTTGGGAGATGTTTTTGCAACAAGTGCATTATGCCCAATGACTCTACTTGTTAGCTCTGAATTCACTGTGGCGTTTTCATTGCTATTTACATCTCTCATGTTAATTTTCTTCGTGCTGATACCATTTTCACTATCTGTGCTAGCACTGTAGGATGTACCAAATGGCTTAATAGCAGAATGATCAAGGGGTCTGTGTGATGTTTCACATGCTGTTGCCTGTGTTGGCCATCCTTCTACTCTTGTTACCTTCTTGCCTTTCAAGCCTtcagaaaagagaggagaacaCTCTTCAACTTGTCTTATGTCATTCATCTTCTTGCAAGTGAAATATATCACATTAAAAAGCAACTCATTGGCAGTCTCCATGAAAATGTCTTGTGTACTTGAGCTGTTTTCTGAACAGGACTGtagctctcttttcttcctgacCTCTTCAATAGAATGTCGTAGAATAATATTGGATAAATTTTGTGCCAGTTCATCTCTGATTACTTCATCGGAGTGTGGAATCCGTGGCCTTGCTGCTGTTTCAATAATTCTTCCGTTTATGGATTCCATAAAATGCCCTACATTTTTGTATGTATTCGGTTTTGTCAAAATTATTGATGCCTCTTTGAGTAGGGCCTCTGCAATGCTATCATTCAGCTTTTCCATGCTGCTTCCTACAGCTATGCTACAATGAAGAGTAATGGCTGCAGAAGTctgagctgcagacagcagcccGCTTGAAGTTGTAGGGtacttctcttcctttgtttcccCCAGACCGCAGACTGCTACAGCACTTGCTACTTGAGTCATGCCACACAGTGCAGATGGAAATGAATAATCTGTGCTAGTACAGTCTTCAAGTAGCTGTGAAGAATCTGCAGTGTAGATCTTCGTTATCAACTGTTTCGCTTTTAGAGTCTGTGGCTTCTTGATCCCTTCTGAATTTTTCTGCTGCCTGTGGACTTGAAATGGTTCCAATGACAGTTGCTGCACAAGCCAGAGCCATCTCCAGTGCACTCTGGCTGCGTCCATTTGAATGGTCTTCTTCAAAGTAATCTGAAACTTCAGAACTTTCTGTTTCAGTCCAGTGGCACAGGTTTGGGAAGGCAGACCCTGGCCAGTCTGGCACATTCTCACTGCTGTCTGGACTTTGCACTATGACAATCTTTGGAAGTTCATTCCACGATCGGGAAGCAGATGCATCTTTTGAC
Above is a window of Gallus gallus isolate bGalGal1 chromosome 9, bGalGal1.mat.broiler.GRCg7b, whole genome shotgun sequence DNA encoding:
- the SPHKAP gene encoding A-kinase anchor protein SPHKAP (The RefSeq protein has 2 frameshifts compared to this genomic sequence) produces the protein MAGRPPPSNFESPLMQEVPEHQGNSTDSSGSSLGSTVTACKKILCSNSLLESTDYWLQNQRTPCQIGFLEDKSESNCASVCFVNLDANRDDCSNEQVKQKLISVSPNLPKLIGSMNVQPPKENEIVLLSGLTSGNLQADYEVPQCPWQADVCLVQCARGDRKNSASCIIFEINKFLIGLELVQERQLQIEAHVSKPEDDTNCSVSSIEEDFLTASEHLEEENEADEYKTAHEKISVSEASSDVRKNKGKGFESLHYRKARLPLILEGNCVNEDNTASKVSESVHVVAEDGISQPEDKPEQEILCQEELVGRDTSSLSTEDLTNNVENSCSVNVLDVSLTKMAKEELGPLYGSTAKPNSKAEVEDCAGVRKSDPPLQNEQAATGQYATNLAESVLQDAFIRLSQSQPTFSEEAAVSISVGSSCKSKDASASRSWNELPKIVIVQSPDSSENVPDWPGSAFPNLCHWTETESSEVSDYFEEDHSNGRSQSALEMALACAATVIGTISSPQAAEKFRRDQEATDSKSETVDNEDLHADSSQLLEDCTSTDYSFPSALCGMTQVASAVAVCGLGETKEEKYPTTSSGLLSAAQTSAAITLHCSIAVGSSMEKLNDSIAEALLKEASIILTKPNTYKNVGHFMESINGRIIETAARPRIPHSDEVIRDELAQNLSNIILRHSIEEVRKKRELQSCSENSSSTQDIFMETANELLFNVIYFTCKKMNDIRQVEECSPLFSEGLKGKKVTRVEGWPTQATACETSHRPLDHSAIKPFGTSYSASTDSENGISTKKINMRDVNSNENATVNSELTSRVIGHNALVAKTSPKKRYLKRTTRDCYKSPHQNNIQKKRDYRSFSDRESTFANNECRHGVQEQLSSSAVVNAENQAKHKCDAVLSDEVQVSLSLLGNHVLLPSQPVLQVKNSRDKYCITDFAEELAETVVSMATEIAAICLENSNGKQPWFCAWKRGNEYLVTQSISCRTMKRKKETHANGSVVRKHRAPRLSEIKRKTDEHPELKERLMNRVVDESINLEDTPDSVNIFANEVAAKIMNLTELSMVDSIWQGPNHPRNRLHCERWSRAKASSCESIPEEDMDSKASANTLGLMNALGQPVSQTSSVSKQSSCESITDEFSRFMVNQMENEGRGFDLLLDYYAGKNANNILTSALQQVAKKNGHLNVRPSCPSKQSSTESITEEFYRYMLKEIEKENKDNASSPRNSKDWCGSLLPPSLRSPFCFRQSSVPDGRSSGSRLTVNIPVKANSLDGFAQHHQDSLSVQPVSTVASSGLCKSDSCLYQRCKTDQITDMLIHETWASSIESLMRKNKIITDEAEVAEVDHFHSDSPPHVQQYANRLAANIVESGKNLIVVQQDAFDSASQEHMLESKHPQSATQIQVEPKRSGINLDEHMKNPECLPAGQHREVPLIQIETDQRDESDKDSESLTLHELSEKEHQGKEKPPEAYAGKHMVSSTLLNSKSSQSKPDAEITGETKAAEEFPTHLSSSEESTGSWSQLANDEDNPDDTSSYLQLSERSLSDLVEEKVFLKEQTDNTEESTSGLSVGTANYQKELLVINFDLEPECPNAELRATLQWIAASELGIPTIYFKKSQENRIEKFLDVVQLVQRKSWKVGDIFHAVVQYCKLSEERKEKTPSLFDWLLELG